The DNA segment TGCTCGGCCACGTCCAGCGACAGCGTGAGCTCGAACTGCAGCGTGATCACCGAGGCGCCGCCCGAGGACGACGACGACATCTGCTTGAGGCCCGGCATCTGGCCGAACTGGCGCTCCAGCGGTGCCGTGATGGACGAAGTCATCACATCCGGGCTGGCGCCCGGATACAGCGTGGTGACCTGGATGGTCGGGTAGTCGACCTCCGGCAGTGCCGACAGCGGCAGCAGCTTGAAGGCCACCAGGCCCGACAGCAGGATGGCGACCATCAGCAGCGCGGTGGCGACCGGCCGCTCGATGAACAGGCGTGAGGGATTCATGCTGGGTCCTTACTGCGGCCGCTGGGGCGCCGCGCCCGCCGGGGCGCCAGCGCTGCCGCCGCCATCCGTTGCCGCGGCGCTCGCACCGTCGCGGTGACGCCGCCCTTCACCGTGCGCACCCGAGGCGCCCGGCACGCCGGAAGCGCCGGCCGCGCCGCTGGCGCCACCATCGCGGCGCCGTCCGCGCCCGCGTGGCGCGCTGGCCGGCACCAGCGCGGCGGCGCGCGCCGCCGGGTCCACGGTTTCCACCGTCATGCCTTCCTTGAGCCGGTCGGCACCGTCGACCACCACGCGCTGGCCGGGCTGCAGGCCCTTGGTCACCACGGTGCGATCGCCGTCGCTCGTGCCGAGCGCGACCACCTGGACCTTGACCTTGCTGCTGTCGTCCACCACGTAGACAAAGGTGCCTTGCTGGCCGCGCTGGATCGCCGCCACCGGTACCACGGTGGCGTCCTCGATCGTGTCCACCTTGGTGCGCATGTTGACGAACTGGTTCGGGAACAGCAGGCCGTCCTGGTTCTGGAAGATTGCCTTGAGCTTGACCGTGCCGGTGGTGGTGTCGATCTGGTTGTCGGTGGTCAGCAGCGTGCCATCGGCCAGGCGGTTGCGGGCCTGGCGGTCCCAGGCCTGGACGGGAATGGTCTCACCCGCGTGCAGGCGCTTGAGCACCGACGGCAGGTTGTCTTCAGGAATGGTGTAGAGCACCGCGATCGGCTGGATCTGGGTGATCAGGGCGATGCCGTTGGTGTCGCTGGTGCTGATGATATTGCCCGGGTCGACCTGGCGCAGGCCGATGCGGCCAGAGACCGGCGCGACGATGCGGGTGTAGCCCAGTTGCAGGCGGGCGCTGTCCACGTTGGCCTGGTCGGTCTTGACCAAGCCTTCATACTGGCGCACCAGGGCGTCCTGGGTGTCTACCTGCTGGCTGGAGATGGAGTCCTGGCTGAGCAGGGTGCGGTAGCGCTTCTGGTCCAGGCGGGCGTTTTCCAGCAAGGCGCGGTCGCGCGCCAGCGTGCCCACGGCCTGGTCCAGCGTGGCCTGGAACGGGCGAGGGTCGATCTCGGCAAGCACGTCGCCGGCCTTGACCATCTGGCCCTCCTTGAACAGGACCTTGAGCAGAGGGCCCGACACCTGGGCCCGCACGGTCACATTGGCCACGGGCGTGACATTGCCCAGGCCGTTGAGGATGACGTCCATATTACGCTTGGCCACGGTGCTGACCACCACCGGCGAGCGCTGGCCGCCCGGACCCCCAGGGCCGCCGGGTCCACCGGGGCCGCCACGGCTGCCGTTAGCGCCGCCGGGCGCACCCGCGGCGCCGGCGGCGGGCGTACGATGCTTGTACCAATACCAGCCGCCGCCGGCCAGCAGCAGGATCAGCGCGGCGGCGATCAGTTTGCGGCGGCGCGAGGCAGCTTTGGGCGGCAGTGGCAGCTTAGCCGGTTGATGTTCTTCGGGGTTGGCCATGACCGGATCCTGGGAGCGACGCGTCGACAAAGACGCGTTCGAACGATTTTCGGGGTTTGAGAGGCAGAAGTATGCCGCAATGCCGTCGGCACGTGCCGCTGGCAGCACGCGGCGTCATGCGCAATTGCGCGCTGGCCGGGCGGCGTCGGGCGGGGCCGTCCTGACCGGCGACCGCCGGCAACGGCAACATAAGCGAAGCATAATGCGCCTTGGCGGCGCCCATGTTTCAGCGCGGGCGACCAATCTTACAAATCATTACCAGCAGGCCGGGTGTAATGCCCTGAAACAATTCGCCCGGATTGCCGCGTCCAGCCTAGCTATCATCTGCCTATGCGAGCCAATCAGCCTACCCAGATCCTCGTCGTCGACGACGATCCCGAACTCCGCGACCTGCTGCGCGAATACCTCACCCAGCAGGGCTTTGCCGTGTCCGTGCTGCACGATGGCGAAGGCTTGCAGGCACGCCTGGAGCGCGAGCGCCCCGCGCTGGTCGTGCTCGACCTGATGATGCCCAAGGTGGATGGGCTGACCGCATTGCGCAACCTGCGCGCCAAGAACGACGACATTCCCGTGATCCTGCTCACCGCGCGCAGCGACGAGATCGACCGCATCGTCGGGCTGGAGATCGGCGCGGACGACTATCTCGGCAAGCCATTCTCGCCGCGCGAGCTGCTGGCGCGGATCAATGCCGTGCTGCGCCGCAAGCTGGCCCGCCCCGCGGCCGCGCCGGAAGACCGCGAGGGCATGGCGTTCGGGCCATTCCGCGTCAACTTCCGCCAGCGCTCGCTGGTGCGCGGCGGCGACCCGGTGGCGATCAGCGATACCGAGTTCGCGTTGCTCAAGCTGCTGTTGATGCACCCGCTTGAGGTGCTGTCGCGCGAGCGCATCGTGGAGCTGATGTACGGCACCGCGAGCGGCATCAGCGACCGCGGAATCGACGTCCAGATCTGGCGCCTGCGCCGCCTGCTGGACGAAGACGCCCAGCGGCCCCGCTACATCCAGACGGTAAGGGGGCGCGGTTATACCTTCGTGCCTGACGAAGCTGAAGACATTGCCCAATGAAGCTGCGCATCGATACGCTGTTCGGACGCATCGCGCTGCTGATCGCAGCGGTGCTGGTGCTGAGCCATTTCTCCTGGCTCGCCATCCTGCGCATGGATCGCCGCCAGCAGCAGGTGGATTACTCCGTCGAGCAGATGATGTTCCAGTTCGAGAGCATCCAGCGCGCGCTTGCAGCCCAGCCGCCCGTCAAGCTGCCAAGCCTGGTGGAGGTGGCCAGCGAGGCCAGCGCGGCCGAGCACACGGTGGCGGCCAAGGGCCGGGCGCGCCGGCTGGTCGAGCAGTTTTCCCAGCGCATGCCGCCCGGGACGCAGGTACGGCTCGAGGAGGACCAGACCACGCGCATCTGGGTCAAGCTGCCGCACCGGCAGGACTGGATCGCGATGCCGGCGCTGTGGGTGGTCAACCCGCCGCCCGACAACCGCCTGCTGCCTGGCGTGATCCTGGTGGTCGGCGTAGCCATGGCCGTGGCCCTGTTGATTGCCTGGCAGATCCAGCGCCCGGTGCGCGACATGGCCGCCGCGGCCGAGCAGCTGTCGCGCCAGCACACCGTCAAGCCGCTGCGTGAGCGCGGCCCGCACGAGCTGCGCCAGTTGATCGTGCGCTTCAACCGCATGATGGCTGACCTGACCCGCATCGACCAGGAGCGCAATACGATGCTTGCCGGCATCGCCCACGATCTCAAGACGCCGCTGGCGCGTCTGCGGTTGCGCGCCGAGATGCTGGCCGACCCCAAGGCCGCGGCCGGCGTCACGCGCGATGTCGAATCCATGTCCGCCATCGTCGAGCAGTTCCTGACCTTTGCCCAGAGCGGCGAACCCGTGGCGCGGCCGGTGCCGGTCGATCGCCGCATCGGCGAGCTGGCCGCCTCGCTGGCCGAGCAGGACAAGTCGGTGGAGGTCTCGCTGATGGCAGGCGAGGGCTTCCGCATGATCGCCACCCAGCTCGACCGTATTGTCGGCAACCTGGTCGACAACGCCTATGCCTATGGCGCGGCGCCGGTGCTGCTCAGCACCTCGCGCCAGGCCGATGGCTGGCACATGGTGGTGGAGGACCACGGCGAGGGCATTCCGCCCGATGCCATGGAAAAGGTCACCCTGCCGTTCGTGCGGCTGGACCCGGCGCGCGGCGGCAATGCGCACTCGGGCCTGGGCCTGGCCATCGTCGACCGGCTGGTGCGCCAGGCGGGCGGCCGCCTGGTGCTGGCAAACCGGGACGAGGGCGGCTTGCGGGTGGAAATGGTGTTTCCGTTCGCGGCGCTGGCACAAGCGGCCTGAGCGCCGGCCGCAGGCCGCCGCACAGCGGCGTCCCGGCTCGTATCAGATCTGGAACACATTGATGCGGTTTTCCCCTGCGCGGGGGCTGCCGGCTGACGCCATGGCCACGCGGGCCATATGCTGGCTCGCGTGGTACGCAGCTTGCTGCGAGTAGTTGCTCTGTGCGCTTTGGCAACGCGTAGCGCCAATCCAGTGGATCAGGAGACGCATCATGGCAACGTTCGTCACGCTTCTAAACTTCACCGACCAGGGAATCCGTACCGTCAAGGACACAACCAAGCGCGCCGCGGCTGTTCGCGAAATGGCAAAGGCAAGCGGCATTGAAATGAAAGATATCTTCTGGACGCTCGGGCAATATGACCTGGTAGCGACCTTTAGCGCGCCTGACGAGGCCACCATGACCGCATTCGGCCTGGCCCTGGGCATGGCGGGCAACGTCCGCAGCCAGACGCTGCGTGCCTTCTCCGCTGACGAGATGAACGGCATCCTCAGCAAGCTGCCGTAGCCACTTGCCAGCCGGCATGAAAAAGCCCGCATCATCGTGCGGGCTTTTTGCTGTCTGATTCGGCGTTCAGGCGCCGGGCGCCTTTTTCTTCTCGCCGATGCGGCTTTCCTTGCCGGCCAACAGCTTTTCGATGTTGGCGCGGTGCCGCACCACCAGCAGCACGCTGATCGCGAATACCGCGCCGGCGATCACGTCCACACCCGACATCAGCACGTAGAAGAAAGGCGCAAAGACCGCCGACACCAGCGCCGCCAGCGACGAGTAGCGGAAGAAGAAGGCCACGATCAGCCAGGTCGCCATCGTGCCCGCGCCCAGCAGCGGGTCAATGGCAAACAGGATGCCGGCCGCGGTGGCCACGCCCTTGCCGCCCGCAAAGCGGAAGAACACCGGGAACAGGTGGCCCAGGAACACCGCCACCGCCACCAGCGCGATGCCCGTGTCGTCGACCCCGTACGCCGGGCCGAAGCGCAGCGCCAGCCAGACCGCCAGCCAGCCCTTCAAGGCATCGCCGATCAGCGTCAGGATGGCGGCCTTCTTGTTGCCGCTGCGCAGCACGTTGGTGGCGCCGGGGTTGCCGGAGCCATAAGTGTGCGGATCGGGCAGGTGCATGGCCTTGCTGACCACGACAGCAAAGGAAATGGAGCCGATCAGGTAGGCGGCTAGTGCGAAGATCAGATTGGCCATGTGGGAATTGGGGGTTTTAGGCTGGCGGGATTGTAGCGTGGAAGGGAGATGAGGGGCGTTGAGGGGGGGCTTTTGTCGGCGGCGTTGGCGTTTGGACCCAAGTGCCGTACGACATCGCCCTTGCTTGCTTGGTCGCTGTTTCTTTGTGCGGTGTTGGTTTTTGGACCCAAAAGCCATACGACATCCCCCTGCGGGGGCTGCCGTATGGCCCTTGGGTGCAAAAACCAACGCCGCTGAAATAAACAGCGACCAACCCCGCAAGGGAGATGTCGTACGGCACTTGGGTGCAAACGCCATCGCCGCTCAAAGAAACAGCGACCACCCCATCATCCCAACCCCTCAATCCCTCAATCCCTCAACCCACACTCCACCACCTCCGCCCCCACCAACGTCTTCAAAACCTGCGGATCAATACTAACCAGATACCCCCTGCGGCCCCCATTGATATAGATCCGCTCCAGCGCCAACACACCTGCCTCAACAAAAACCGGCATCTGCTTGCGCGTCCCGAACGGTGACGTCCCGCCCACCAGATACCCGCTATGCCGCTGCGCCACCTCGGGCTTGCAGGGCTGCACGCTCTTGTGCCCGGTTTGCCGCGCCAGGTTCTTGGTAGACACCGAACAGTCGCCATGCATCAGCACGATCAGCGGCTGCGCACGCTCGTCTTCCATGACCAGGGTCTTGATCACCGCATGCTCGTCCACGCCGAGCTGGCGGGCGGACTCCCCCGTGCCGCCATGCTCGACGTAGTCATAGGCATGCTCGCCGAAGGCAACGCCATGCCGCTTGAGGAACTGGGTGGCCGGGGTTTCCGAAACGTGTTTGGACTTGCTCATGATGGATGACGGATCGCGATGACCGCGCGGGCAACCTAGCCGCGCGGATGGTGGTGCTGGTGCAGCTCGCGTAGGCGCTCGCGCGCCACGTGCGTGTAGATCTGCGTGGTGGAGATATCGGCGTGCCCCAGCAGCAACTGCACCACGCGCAGGTCCGCGCCGTGGTTGAGCAGGTGGGTGGCAAAGGCATGCCGCAAGGTGTGCGGTGACAGCGGCGCGTAGATCTCGGCTTCGCGCGCGTGGCGCTTGATCAGGTGCCAGAAGGCCTGGCGCGTCATGCCGTCGCCGCGTTGGGTGACGAACAGCGCTTCGCAGGCACGCTCGCCCAACAGCGCGGGCCGGCCTTCGGCCAGGTAGCGGCGCAGCCAGTCGCCGGCTTCGGTGCCAAACGGCACCAGGCGCTCCTTGTTGCCCTTGCCGCCGACCACGCGCGCCACGCCTTCGTTCAGGCTGATCTCGATGGTCTTCATCTGCGTCAGCTCGGACACACGCAGGCCGCTGGCATACATCAGTTCCAGCATGGTGCGGTCGCGCAGGCCAAGCGGCGTGGCGGTGTCGGGTGTCTCCAGCAGCGCCTCGACCTGGGCTTCGGTCAGCGTCTTGGGAAAGCGCGGCGGCTGCTTGGCCGGGCGCAGCAGCAGGCAGGGGTCGGCCGTGATCATGTGCTCGCGCAGCGCCCACTGGAAAAAGCGCTTGAATACCGTCAGCCGCCGGTTGGCGGACGAGGCGCGGGTTTCCAGGTGGCGCGAGGCGAAGTAGCCGTTGAGGGCGGTGTCGTCCACCGCCAGCAGCGCGCAGGTGCCCGAGGCATGCAGCCAGCGCGACAGCAGCGCCAGGTCGCGCCGGTACGCGTCGATGGTGTTCTGCGCAAGGCCGTCTTCGAGCCACAGCGCGTCGCAGAAGCGGTCGACCAGGGCCAGGTCGGCGAGCAGGGCGGGGCTGTCCTCGGTGTCGATGGTGTCCATGGCGGCGCTGCCGTCTTCGAGGCCGTCTTCGAGGTCGTCGATATGGCCGCTGTCGCCGCCGTTGTCACCGTCGTCAGTCTGCGCAATGTCGTTCATGCCAGCATCACCCCTTCATGGCGCAGCAGCCAGCGTTTGATGTCAAGGAAGAAGCCGTCGCCGTCATGGTTGGCAAAGCCGCCGATGCCGCTGGCGCCAACCACGCGATGGCAGGGAATCACCAGCGGGAAGACATTCGCGCCGCACGCCTGCCCGACCGCGCGCGGCGCGCTGGCGATCTGCCGCGCCACCGCGCCATAGGTGGTGACCTTGCCGCGCGGCACGTTCGAGATCGCTTGCCAGACCCGGCGCTGGAACGCGCTGCCGACCGGCGCCAGCGCAATATCGAAGCGTGCATCCGGATCGGCGTAGTAGGCCTCCAGCTGCCGCGCCAGGCGTTGCGTGACCGCGTTGGCCGGCGCGACGAGCCGCATGCTCGGGGGCAGGTAGACGATCTCGCGGATGAATTCGCCGTCGGTGCGCACGCCGATCTTGCCGAAAGGGGCTGGGAGGATGGCGTCGAAGATGGAGTCCATGGCAGGGGTGGGAAGCGCGAGCCTGGATTTTAGAGCATGGCGGCGGCGCCGGGATGCGCGGTGGCGTGTGGGGCGCACCGCAGAGGGCCATGCAACCACTTGACTGGGGTTTCCCCTTCCTTGAGTTCTGGTCTGGCTTATTATTTAATTCAATCTGAATTAATTAATGCCGTAGCCAGACGCACCGCCGCCGCCACCCGGTGCGCAGCGTGATGCAAACGGCACTCATAACAGCATTCGGAGACGACATGAACAGTGTCAAGGCCGGCCGCGGCGTGAATTCCGCCAGTTTGCGGCTGTACAACGAGCGTGCCCTGCTGCTGGCGCTGCGTCATGCCGGGGAGGCGTCCAAGGCGGATCTCGCTCGCATCGCGCAGCTCACCAACACGGCGGTGGGCAGCATCGTGCAGACGCTCACCGAGGATGGCCTGATCCATGTGGCCGGCCGCCGCCAGGATGGGCAGCGCGGCCAGCCGGCCAGCCTGATCCGCCTGCAGCCCAAGGGCGCGTTCGGCATCGGGGTCCGGCTGGACCGCGGCAGCATCGAGTGCGTGATGGTGGACTTCGGTGGCGAGATCCTCGCCAGCCGTGCCCACCAGATGGTCCTGCCCCACCCGGAGCAAGCGCTGGCGCTGGTGCGCGACGACGTGGCCGAACTGCGTGCGCTGCTCACGCCGGCCGAGCGCAAGCGCCTGCTTGGCATCGGCGTGGCCCAACCTTACAACCTGGGCGCCTGGCTGCGCGAGCTGGACCTGCAGGACGAGGCATCGCAGGCCACCTTCCGCGCCTGGGATGCCGTGGACTTTGCCGCGGCGCTGTCGGATGCCACCGGCCTGCCGGTGTTTGGCGAGAACGACGGCACCGCCGCCGCCGTGGCTGAGCTGTTCTACGGCAGCCATCACGCGCAGAGCTTCCTCTATGTCTTCGTCGGCCCGGCCATCGGCGGCGGCGTGGTGCTCAACGGAG comes from the Cupriavidus basilensis genome and includes:
- a CDS encoding MdtA/MuxA family multidrug efflux RND transporter periplasmic adaptor subunit encodes the protein MANPEEHQPAKLPLPPKAASRRRKLIAAALILLLAGGGWYWYKHRTPAAGAAGAPGGANGSRGGPGGPGGPGGPGGQRSPVVVSTVAKRNMDVILNGLGNVTPVANVTVRAQVSGPLLKVLFKEGQMVKAGDVLAEIDPRPFQATLDQAVGTLARDRALLENARLDQKRYRTLLSQDSISSQQVDTQDALVRQYEGLVKTDQANVDSARLQLGYTRIVAPVSGRIGLRQVDPGNIISTSDTNGIALITQIQPIAVLYTIPEDNLPSVLKRLHAGETIPVQAWDRQARNRLADGTLLTTDNQIDTTTGTVKLKAIFQNQDGLLFPNQFVNMRTKVDTIEDATVVPVAAIQRGQQGTFVYVVDDSSKVKVQVVALGTSDGDRTVVTKGLQPGQRVVVDGADRLKEGMTVETVDPAARAAALVPASAPRGRGRRRDGGASGAAGASGVPGASGAHGEGRRHRDGASAAATDGGGSAGAPAGAAPQRPQ
- a CDS encoding response regulator codes for the protein MRANQPTQILVVDDDPELRDLLREYLTQQGFAVSVLHDGEGLQARLERERPALVVLDLMMPKVDGLTALRNLRAKNDDIPVILLTARSDEIDRIVGLEIGADDYLGKPFSPRELLARINAVLRRKLARPAAAPEDREGMAFGPFRVNFRQRSLVRGGDPVAISDTEFALLKLLLMHPLEVLSRERIVELMYGTASGISDRGIDVQIWRLRRLLDEDAQRPRYIQTVRGRGYTFVPDEAEDIAQ
- a CDS encoding ATP-binding protein, with translation MKLRIDTLFGRIALLIAAVLVLSHFSWLAILRMDRRQQQVDYSVEQMMFQFESIQRALAAQPPVKLPSLVEVASEASAAEHTVAAKGRARRLVEQFSQRMPPGTQVRLEEDQTTRIWVKLPHRQDWIAMPALWVVNPPPDNRLLPGVILVVGVAMAVALLIAWQIQRPVRDMAAAAEQLSRQHTVKPLRERGPHELRQLIVRFNRMMADLTRIDQERNTMLAGIAHDLKTPLARLRLRAEMLADPKAAAGVTRDVESMSAIVEQFLTFAQSGEPVARPVPVDRRIGELAASLAEQDKSVEVSLMAGEGFRMIATQLDRIVGNLVDNAYAYGAAPVLLSTSRQADGWHMVVEDHGEGIPPDAMEKVTLPFVRLDPARGGNAHSGLGLAIVDRLVRQAGGRLVLANRDEGGLRVEMVFPFAALAQAA
- a CDS encoding GYD domain-containing protein translates to MATFVTLLNFTDQGIRTVKDTTKRAAAVREMAKASGIEMKDIFWTLGQYDLVATFSAPDEATMTAFGLALGMAGNVRSQTLRAFSADEMNGILSKLP
- the plsY gene encoding glycerol-3-phosphate 1-O-acyltransferase PlsY, with product MANLIFALAAYLIGSISFAVVVSKAMHLPDPHTYGSGNPGATNVLRSGNKKAAILTLIGDALKGWLAVWLALRFGPAYGVDDTGIALVAVAVFLGHLFPVFFRFAGGKGVATAAGILFAIDPLLGAGTMATWLIVAFFFRYSSLAALVSAVFAPFFYVLMSGVDVIAGAVFAISVLLVVRHRANIEKLLAGKESRIGEKKKAPGA
- a CDS encoding aminoacyl-tRNA deacylase gives rise to the protein MSKSKHVSETPATQFLKRHGVAFGEHAYDYVEHGGTGESARQLGVDEHAVIKTLVMEDERAQPLIVLMHGDCSVSTKNLARQTGHKSVQPCKPEVAQRHSGYLVGGTSPFGTRKQMPVFVEAGVLALERIYINGGRRGYLVSIDPQVLKTLVGAEVVECGLRD
- the xerD gene encoding site-specific tyrosine recombinase XerD; this translates as MDTIDTEDSPALLADLALVDRFCDALWLEDGLAQNTIDAYRRDLALLSRWLHASGTCALLAVDDTALNGYFASRHLETRASSANRRLTVFKRFFQWALREHMITADPCLLLRPAKQPPRFPKTLTEAQVEALLETPDTATPLGLRDRTMLELMYASGLRVSELTQMKTIEISLNEGVARVVGGKGNKERLVPFGTEAGDWLRRYLAEGRPALLGERACEALFVTQRGDGMTRQAFWHLIKRHAREAEIYAPLSPHTLRHAFATHLLNHGADLRVVQLLLGHADISTTQIYTHVARERLRELHQHHHPRG
- a CDS encoding methylated-DNA--[protein]-cysteine S-methyltransferase; translation: MDSIFDAILPAPFGKIGVRTDGEFIREIVYLPPSMRLVAPANAVTQRLARQLEAYYADPDARFDIALAPVGSAFQRRVWQAISNVPRGKVTTYGAVARQIASAPRAVGQACGANVFPLVIPCHRVVGASGIGGFANHDGDGFFLDIKRWLLRHEGVMLA
- a CDS encoding ROK family transcriptional regulator, with the translated sequence MNSVKAGRGVNSASLRLYNERALLLALRHAGEASKADLARIAQLTNTAVGSIVQTLTEDGLIHVAGRRQDGQRGQPASLIRLQPKGAFGIGVRLDRGSIECVMVDFGGEILASRAHQMVLPHPEQALALVRDDVAELRALLTPAERKRLLGIGVAQPYNLGAWLRELDLQDEASQATFRAWDAVDFAAALSDATGLPVFGENDGTAAAVAELFYGSHHAQSFLYVFVGPAIGGGVVLNGDCVRGVSGNAGDIGMMPVQPSTLASAPRTGKRRDILLARASLNALTRHLRYHGVAIDGHADLEAQVRGQHPAVAQWLDDCIDALAPAMQSALAVLDVPLIILDADIDGGLVQALIERLQGELDDGAPEARRAPRVVRGCFGANAGAVGAASLPMFMNFSPRADMLKGASAMIPEANHAIV